One Xiphophorus maculatus strain JP 163 A chromosome 10, X_maculatus-5.0-male, whole genome shotgun sequence genomic region harbors:
- the LOC102224587 gene encoding cGMP-dependent protein kinase 1 isoform X2: protein MRELLPVPVRRQRERLPSLPSTPSHSFPITSFSIHTSKKFPFFRVVKCCRYEAENAFFSSLKLNDFNIIDTLGVGGFGRVELVQLKNEEAKTFAMKILKKRHIVDTRQQEHIRAEKHIMTEAHSDFVVRLYRTFKDSKYLYMLLEACLGGELWTILRDKGSFDDSTTRFYTGCVVEAFAYLHAKGIIYRDLKPENLILDSRGYAKLVDFGFAKKIGFCKKTWTFCGTPEYVAPEIILNKGHDVSADYWSLGILMYELLTGSPPFSGPDPMKTYNIILKGIDMVEFPKKITKNAANLIKKLCRDSPSERLGNLKNGVKDIQKHKWFEGFNWEGLKKGTLTPPITPKVSSPIDTSNFDSFPEDTDEPPPDDNSGWDYDF, encoded by the exons ATGAGAGAGTTACTTCCTGTCCCAGTGAGGCGGCAGCGGGAGCGTCTCCCCAGTCTTCCTTCTACCCCCTCTCACTCCTTCCCCATCACTTCCTTCTCCATCCACACTTCCAAGAAGTTTCCATTTTTTCGCGTGGTAAAATGCTGCAG GTACGAAGCCGAGAATGCCTTCTTCTCCAGCCTAAAGCTCAATGACTTCAACATCATTGATACTCTGGGAGTTGGAGGCTTTGGAAGAGTTGAGCTG GTGCAGCTGAAGAACGAGGAGGCTAAAACGTTCGCCATGAAGATCCTGAAGAAGCGTCACATCGTGGACACGAGGCAGCAGGAGCACATCCGTGCTGAGAAACATATCATGACCGAAGCACACTCAGACTTCGTTGTCAG GTTGTACCGGACGTTTAAAGacagtaaatatttatacatGCTGTTGGAGGCGTGTCTGGGTGGAGAGCTGTGGACCATACTGAGAGACAA AGGTTCGTTTGATGACTCCACCACTAGGTTCTACACTGGCTGCGTGGTTGAAGCATTCGCTTACTTGCATGCCAAAGGCATCATCTACAGAGACCTGAAACCTGAGAACCTGATCCTGGACAGCCGAGGATATGCTAAGCTG GTGGATTTTGGTTTTGCAAAGAAGATTGGATTCTGCAAGAAAACATGGACGTTCTGTGGGACGCCGGAATACGTTGCTCCAGAGATCATTTTGAATAAGGGCCACGACGTGTCTGCCGACTACTGGTCTCTGGGGATCCTGATGTATGAGCTGCTGACTGGCAG TCCTCCGTTCTCAGGTCCAGATCCGATGAAAACGTACAACATCATACTGAAAGGCATTGACATGGTTGAGTTCCCAAAGAAGATCACCAAGAATGCTGCCAACCTCATCAAGAAGCTCTGCAG GGATAGCCCATCGGAGAGACtaggaaatctgaaaaatggAGTGAAGGACATCCAGAAGCACAA gTGGTTCGAAGGATTCAACTGGGAAGGGCTGAAGAAAGGAACACTAACTCCACCCATCACACCCAAG GTGTCCTCTCCAATCGACACCAGTAACTTTGACAGTTTTCCAGAAGACACGGACGAGCCGCCGCCCGATGATAACTCAGGATGGGACTATGACTTCTAA